The Sorangiineae bacterium MSr11954 DNA segment CGACCTTGGCGTTTCGCACGCCGGACGCCATCCGCCCCGTGGCCGTCGCGGCCCACTTGGCGGACCCGCGCGGCACCTTGGCCGCGCGCCTCGAGGCGCAGGCGAGCGAAGGCGGCGCCGTGGTGCACGCGATCACGGCGACCGCCCATGCGCAGGGTGGGTGCCTCACCGTGGCGGTCGACGTTCGCGATCTGGGCGCGAACCCGCCGGCGCGCATCGCGACGACCCTCGCGCTGGTGCGGCAAGAGGTGTTGGCGGAGCTCGCAGAGGCCGACCCCGGCGATGGCTCGGGCCTGGTGTTCGCGCGGCGCGCAGGCGATCCGCGCGAAGCCGCCGAGCGGGCAGCCTGGTGGGAGCTCTACGCGCGAACCGCGCGATGGGCGCCCGGAGCAACCAACGGCGCGCCCCCGCCGAAGACGGAGCCGACCATGTTCGTCGCCGTCGGCTTCAACGGCGGACGCGACTCCACCCCCGTGGCACCCGACGGCACACGCCCACCCGCGTCGCCCAACGTTGCGCCCGCGACGCCCGCGTCACCCAACGTTGCGACCGCGACGCCCGCGTCACCCAACGTTGCGCCCGCGACGCCCAACGCCATCCCCACGACCGCGCCCGCAGCGCCCAACAGCGGGATGAGCGCCACCATGCGCACGGAGCTGGAGCGCGCGCTCGCGGCGTGGCGCGATCCCGTGGTCGAGCCGCGCATCCGCGTCGAGCGGGGCCAGTCGGATCTGTGGGTGCTCCTCGCCTCGCCGTGCGGCACCGTGCCCGAGGTCGACGCCGACGCGGGGCTCGGCGCCGTCTTTGCGCTGATCGCCGCCGAGCGCGCGCAGAGCCGCACGGATCCGTCCCTGACCATCGAGCCCTGGGCGTCGGGCGATGCCATCGGCCTGATCGCGCACGGCCCCGCGCTCGCCGGCGAGGCCCCGCTCGCCCACGCCCGGCGCATCGGCGACGCGGTCGCGCGGAGCTTCGTGCAGCCTCCGGATCTCGGGCTCGCCGCGCGGGCGCGCGCCGCGCTCCTCGCGTCGGCCATCCGCCCGGATCCCGAGCTGCGCGGCTTTCCGCGCCCCACGTTCAACGCCGCGCAGAGCCGCGCCTTGGTGGCGCTCGCCCACGCGGTCGTACCGGGGCATCCATCGTGGTTCTCGCCTTCGGGGAGCCTCGAGGCGCTCGCGCGCTCCTCGGACGGCGCGCTCCTCGCACGCGCCACCGGGTTGCGCAACGGACCGCTGCGGGTGGCGGTGCTGGCCAACGAAGACGCGGCGCAAGCCACCGCCGCGGCGCGGGCCGTGGATCGCTGGCTCCCGCGGCGCCCGGGGGAGACGCGCGTATGCTCGGCCCCGAGCGAGCCGCCGCCCCCGCGCCCCGGAACGTATACCGTCGACCTGGTCGGAGCGCCCAGCGAGGCGTGGCTCGCGCTTCCGCTCGCGCGCGGCGACGAGCGCGCGGCGCAAATGGCGCGGTTCTTTGCGCTCGCCCTCGACGGCGACGACGGCCTCCTTGCGCGGGCCGTCGGCGGCCCCGGCCTGGCACGGGCCTGGAGCGCCAAGGTGGTCGGGCCTTCGCGGGGGCCCGCGCTCGTGCTGCGGATCACCTCGGCGGAAGGGGCGCTCGATGCCGCGGTTGCCCAAACACGGGCACTGCTCGATCGGCTGCGCCAACGGGGACTCGAGGAATCCGACCGCCAGCGGGCCATTTCGGCGCGGGCGCGAACGGAGCTGCGCGCGCTCCTCGAGCCCCACGGGCGCCTGCTCGGCCTCTTCAGGGACGGGGCAGCGAGCCAGATACCTGCCCCTCCCTCGCTCGACGCGCTACGCTCCTTCGCTGCCAACGCACTTCGCGACGACGCGCTCGTCATCGTCGCGGCCCGCCCTCCCCGACTCCCTCCGAAAGCGACCCCGTGAGCCTTCCTCCCCCCTCGTTCGAGCAGGATGCCCAACTCGCGCTGGAAGAAGGAGAGCAACCCTGGTTCGACGTGGGTGCCGACCGCGTGCGCCTCTTACGCGACGGCGCGCAGGCCTTCCCGGCCATGCTCGAGGCCATCCAGCGCGCCGAGCGCGAGGTGCTCCTCGAGATGTACTGGATCGGCGCCGACTCGTGCGGCGAGCGCTTTCGCGACGCCCTCATGGCGCGCGCGCGCGCCGGCGTGAAGGTCAAGGTGATCTACGACGCCGTCGGGAGCCTGGGCATCACCGAGTCGTGGTGGCAGCCCGTGCGCAGCGCCGGGGGCGAGGTGCACGAGTACCACTCGCTCTTCCCCTTGGCGCAGAGCTTTCAGCTCGATCGGGTCGAGCAGCGCGACCACCGCAAGCTCCTGGTGGCCGACGACACCATCGCCTTCACCGGCGGCATCAACATGAGCGATCCTTGGCTCCCCATCGAGCAAGGCGGCGAAGGCTGGCGCGACGACGCGGTGGCCGTGAAGGGCCCCTGCGTCGAAGAGTTCCGCTCCCTCTTCTACGAGACATGGCGGCGCATCACGCGCACGCAGCGCCCGCGCGACGTCCTCCCCTTTCCGCGGCGCCGCTCGCGCCCCGTGTGGGTGCTGGCCAACAACTGGCGAAGGAGGCGCAGCATCCGGCGCGAGTACGTCGTGCGCATCGCCAACGCGCGCCAGCAGGTCGACATCGCCAACTCGTACTTCGTGCCCGACGGCGGCGTGCGCCGGGCCATGTTCCGCGCGGCCTCGCGCGGGGTGCGGGTGCGCGTCCTCGTCCCGGCCCGCGGCGACGTTCCCATCGTTCAATTTGCCGTCGAGGCCATGTTCGAGCAGCTTCTGCGGCACGGCGTCGAGGTGTATGCTCTGCCGGGCCCGATCCTCCACTCGAAGATCGCGATCGTCGACGAGACGTTCGCCACCATCGGCAGCTACAATCTCGACGAGCGATCGTGGCGCAAGAACCTCGAGGTCAACCTCGCGGTGGAAGACTCGCAGTTCGCGCGTCATGTTCGACACTGGTACGAGCACGATCTTGCCCAAGCGCTCCCCATCGATCTGGCGACCTGGCGTCAGCGCGGTACCCTTCGCCGCGGCATGGAGTGGGTCGCGTTTGCCATGCGGAAACTCTGGTGACCATGAAATTCAATCCCGTACGAAAACCGGTTCGAATCGCGGGCTTCGGCCTCATCACGGCCACCCTTCTTCCGCTCTATGTCACGCGCGACGCCATGGTCGGCGGCGGCCCGCGCAAACGCGCCGAGCT contains these protein-coding regions:
- a CDS encoding phospholipase D-like domain-containing protein encodes the protein MSLPPPSFEQDAQLALEEGEQPWFDVGADRVRLLRDGAQAFPAMLEAIQRAEREVLLEMYWIGADSCGERFRDALMARARAGVKVKVIYDAVGSLGITESWWQPVRSAGGEVHEYHSLFPLAQSFQLDRVEQRDHRKLLVADDTIAFTGGINMSDPWLPIEQGGEGWRDDAVAVKGPCVEEFRSLFYETWRRITRTQRPRDVLPFPRRRSRPVWVLANNWRRRRSIRREYVVRIANARQQVDIANSYFVPDGGVRRAMFRAASRGVRVRVLVPARGDVPIVQFAVEAMFEQLLRHGVEVYALPGPILHSKIAIVDETFATIGSYNLDERSWRKNLEVNLAVEDSQFARHVRHWYEHDLAQALPIDLATWRQRGTLRRGMEWVAFAMRKLW